From the genome of Streptomyces virginiae, one region includes:
- a CDS encoding phosphotransferase family protein, with the protein MEFHVIERSANAFQQGLTDRQILAVIRRAFGPGAEVRSARELGGGMYNTTYRIALAERGEPVVLRVAPEAGRQFRSERELMRAEYASVPWLAPIADLMPRVLAADFTQAVIGRDWMIQSFLPGTPAPELLGSYPKETHGAFFRQMGEITAVVHAVSGPWFGPVTGPGHARWSEAVVTSLRLIAEDVESCGLDAADLRKAADAAQAGAQVLDEVAVPRLLTGDLWTVNTMLAAAPVPTICGVLDMDRTWWGDPEADWTMRMARAKQDARTAFFDSYGRPAETEAGAWRRHVYEVRHLGALRLERHRLGNGAGVRDSYRLVAEELSALRSCR; encoded by the coding sequence GTGGAGTTCCACGTCATCGAGCGGTCCGCCAACGCCTTTCAGCAGGGTCTGACCGACCGCCAGATCCTGGCGGTCATCCGACGCGCGTTCGGCCCGGGCGCCGAAGTACGTTCCGCGAGGGAGCTGGGCGGCGGCATGTATAACACCACCTACCGCATCGCCCTCGCCGAACGCGGGGAGCCGGTCGTCCTGCGGGTGGCCCCCGAAGCGGGCCGCCAGTTCCGCTCCGAGCGGGAGCTGATGCGCGCGGAGTACGCGTCGGTGCCGTGGCTCGCCCCGATCGCCGACCTGATGCCGAGGGTCCTGGCGGCCGACTTCACCCAGGCCGTCATCGGCCGGGACTGGATGATCCAGTCCTTCCTGCCCGGCACCCCGGCGCCGGAACTCCTCGGGTCCTACCCGAAGGAGACGCACGGGGCGTTCTTCCGGCAGATGGGGGAGATCACGGCGGTCGTCCACGCGGTCTCCGGGCCCTGGTTCGGTCCGGTCACCGGTCCCGGACACGCTCGTTGGAGCGAGGCCGTCGTCACGTCCCTGCGCCTGATCGCCGAGGACGTGGAGAGCTGCGGCCTGGACGCGGCCGACCTCCGCAAGGCCGCCGACGCCGCCCAGGCCGGCGCGCAGGTCCTCGACGAGGTTGCGGTGCCGCGGCTGCTGACAGGGGACCTGTGGACGGTGAACACCATGCTCGCGGCCGCCCCGGTCCCCACGATCTGCGGCGTCCTGGACATGGACCGCACCTGGTGGGGGGATCCGGAGGCGGACTGGACGATGCGGATGGCCCGGGCCAAGCAGGACGCCCGCACGGCGTTCTTCGACTCCTACGGCCGCCCGGCCGAGACCGAGGCCGGCGCGTGGCGGCGGCACGTGTACGAGGTGCGTCATCTCGGTGCGCTGCGTCTGGAGCGGCACCGGCTCGGCAACGGGGCCGGCGTGCGGGATTCCTATCGGCTGGTGGCCGAGGAGTTGTCGGCGCTCAGGTCCTGTCGGTGA
- a CDS encoding L-threonylcarbamoyladenylate synthase, protein MQVIPTTDIDTAAAAIEAGRLVIVPTARWYMICADAANPDAYKAILEGKQRPKNKPLALVIPDQDRARDLLHFTPDAERLAAAFWPGDLALFLSWRDPADAARYTVVGSPALTTHAPGPLGALARAVPGLLAATTVNVSGDAGPDDRGPAITLAEVEEFLTCADLDAVVMDGGVCPAANHLTIVDCADDQTHLVRAGLVHQRAVASALGRALPTS, encoded by the coding sequence ATGCAGGTCATCCCGACCACCGACATCGACACCGCCGCAGCCGCCATCGAAGCCGGACGCCTCGTCATCGTCCCCACCGCCCGCTGGTACATGATCTGCGCCGACGCCGCCAACCCCGACGCCTACAAGGCCATACTCGAAGGCAAGCAGCGCCCCAAGAACAAGCCCCTCGCCCTCGTCATCCCCGACCAAGACCGGGCCCGCGACCTGCTGCACTTCACCCCCGACGCAGAGCGCCTGGCCGCCGCATTCTGGCCCGGAGACCTCGCCCTGTTCCTGTCCTGGCGCGACCCGGCCGACGCCGCCCGCTACACCGTCGTCGGCTCACCCGCCCTGACCACCCACGCCCCCGGCCCCCTGGGCGCCCTCGCCCGAGCCGTCCCCGGACTGCTCGCCGCCACCACCGTCAACGTCTCCGGCGACGCCGGGCCCGACGACCGCGGCCCGGCCATCACCCTCGCCGAGGTCGAAGAGTTTCTCACCTGCGCCGACCTCGACGCCGTCGTCATGGACGGCGGCGTCTGCCCGGCAGCCAACCACCTCACCATCGTCGACTGCGCCGACGACCAGACCCACCTCGTCCGCGCCGGACTCGTCCACCAGCGAGCCGTCGCCTCCGCCCTCGGCCGGGCCCTACCAACTTCGTGA
- a CDS encoding phytanoyl-CoA dioxygenase family protein gives MLVTEDERARFRRDGMFVRPGLAADTHTGPARDLITTWYAKDYDPDRLTEYTQRTFAPEHGRHPALLDLYTATGAADIARSLLTDPAPVTTTQVQIRIPAHQPAVTQPEKPMHVDGVGCPHLDPAELRTFSLLVGVVLSPITRPDAGALHYVPGGHLTMSRWFATEWARGITDQVPPDIDTTAGVPLLADIGDVLFMHHLVPHAVGTNHTTTPRLMAYFRVSHTQHATRRLDALRDPWLDYPTLNA, from the coding sequence ATGCTCGTGACCGAAGATGAGCGCGCCCGGTTCCGGCGCGACGGCATGTTCGTCCGCCCTGGCCTCGCCGCCGACACCCACACCGGCCCGGCCCGCGACCTCATCACCACCTGGTACGCCAAGGACTACGACCCCGACCGCCTGACCGAGTACACCCAGCGCACCTTCGCCCCCGAACACGGCCGGCACCCGGCCCTCCTCGACCTCTACACGGCCACCGGCGCCGCCGACATCGCCCGGAGCCTCCTGACCGACCCGGCCCCGGTCACCACCACCCAGGTCCAGATCCGCATCCCCGCCCACCAGCCGGCCGTCACCCAGCCGGAGAAGCCGATGCACGTGGACGGTGTCGGCTGCCCCCACCTCGACCCCGCCGAACTGCGCACCTTCTCCCTCCTCGTCGGCGTCGTCCTCTCCCCGATCACCCGCCCCGATGCCGGCGCCCTCCACTACGTCCCGGGCGGGCACCTGACGATGTCCCGCTGGTTCGCCACCGAATGGGCCCGCGGCATCACAGACCAAGTCCCCCCGGACATCGACACCACCGCTGGCGTCCCGCTCCTCGCCGACATCGGCGACGTCCTCTTCATGCACCACCTCGTCCCACACGCCGTCGGTACCAACCACACCACCACGCCCCGGCTGATGGCCTACTTCCGCGTCTCCCACACCCAGCACGCCACCCGCCGCCTCGACGCGCTACGAGACCCCTGGCTCGACTACCCGACCCTCAACGCCTGA
- a CDS encoding creatininase family protein: MTGPGGGHRQLDRLTAADLPTRVQAGSVLCLPVGSTEQHGPHLPLATDTLISEEFTRQLVAAHGEAFDLWQLPAVPYGIAPEHAWAPGTLSLTVTEFTSFLHTLTAQYVRAAGARHLVLVNGHGGNRGVLSALVYELGHAHDISVCVLHPLALAHLPAGDRPEIHAGLHETALMLHLAPDAVHLDQLANHPPQDADEIRRQVTDRGVTWPWISGDPRIAAAGVIGNDPRTATPALGARLLDEAVAAAVSALEALTGRKSPCS; encoded by the coding sequence ATGACCGGCCCCGGCGGCGGTCACCGCCAGCTCGACCGGCTGACCGCCGCCGACCTCCCCACCCGCGTGCAGGCCGGCTCGGTGCTATGCCTGCCCGTGGGCTCCACCGAACAGCACGGCCCGCACTTACCGCTCGCCACCGACACCCTGATCTCCGAGGAGTTCACCCGGCAGCTGGTCGCCGCGCACGGCGAGGCCTTCGACCTGTGGCAGCTCCCGGCCGTCCCATACGGCATAGCCCCCGAGCACGCCTGGGCTCCCGGCACCCTGTCGTTGACCGTCACCGAGTTCACCTCCTTCCTGCACACCCTCACCGCCCAGTACGTGCGGGCAGCGGGCGCCCGCCACCTGGTCCTGGTCAACGGGCACGGCGGAAACCGCGGCGTCCTGTCCGCCCTCGTCTACGAACTGGGCCACGCCCACGACATCAGCGTGTGCGTCCTGCACCCCCTGGCCCTGGCCCACCTCCCCGCCGGTGACCGGCCCGAGATCCACGCCGGCCTCCACGAGACCGCGCTCATGCTTCACCTCGCACCCGACGCGGTCCACCTCGACCAGCTCGCCAACCACCCGCCGCAGGACGCCGACGAGATCCGCCGACAGGTCACCGACCGGGGCGTGACCTGGCCCTGGATCTCCGGGGACCCGCGCATCGCCGCCGCCGGGGTCATCGGCAACGACCCGCGCACCGCCACCCCCGCACTCGGCGCCCGCCTCCTGGACGAGGCCGTGGCCGCCGCTGTCTCCGCTCTGGAAGCCCTCACCGGAAGGAAGAGCCCATGCTCGTGA
- a CDS encoding class I SAM-dependent methyltransferase has translation MSLFTGTSSYYRQYRPGIPDDLANRLAAYAPDRRPRCLLDVGTGTGLVAEALMPYFTDIIACDNDPGMIATAEESLRPTVPQGTTLSLVTSTAEDFRPPAGWKADLVTICRAFHWLDQAGVLALLDSQVAEDGAVAVFADRSFWAAESDWKAAVKQVIKDFLGEERRAGGGTFQHHNRPYSEIMEESPFNQVEEFTVPVTRTWNTAGILGYLYSTSFAAPALFGDRLEEFETAVQKTLRGFSETDTFHESNEFLVRVGRRSA, from the coding sequence ATGAGCCTGTTCACCGGGACCTCCAGCTACTACCGCCAGTACCGCCCCGGCATCCCCGACGACCTCGCGAACCGCCTCGCCGCCTACGCGCCCGACCGCCGGCCGCGGTGCCTGCTGGACGTCGGCACCGGCACCGGCCTGGTCGCTGAAGCCCTGATGCCGTACTTCACCGACATCATCGCCTGCGACAACGACCCCGGCATGATCGCCACCGCCGAGGAATCGCTCCGCCCCACGGTCCCGCAGGGCACCACCCTGTCGCTGGTCACCTCCACCGCCGAAGACTTCCGCCCGCCCGCCGGGTGGAAGGCCGACCTGGTCACCATCTGCCGCGCCTTCCACTGGCTCGACCAGGCCGGCGTGCTCGCCCTGCTGGACTCCCAGGTCGCCGAGGACGGGGCCGTGGCGGTGTTCGCCGACCGCAGCTTCTGGGCCGCCGAGAGCGACTGGAAGGCCGCGGTCAAGCAGGTCATCAAGGACTTCCTCGGCGAGGAACGCCGCGCGGGCGGCGGCACCTTCCAGCACCACAACCGCCCCTACAGCGAGATCATGGAAGAGTCCCCGTTCAACCAGGTCGAGGAGTTCACCGTCCCGGTCACCCGGACCTGGAACACCGCGGGCATCCTCGGCTACCTGTACTCCACCAGCTTCGCCGCCCCTGCCCTGTTCGGCGACCGGCTGGAGGAGTTCGAGACCGCCGTGCAGAAGACCCTGCGCGGGTTCTCCGAGACCGACACCTTCCACGAGAGCAACGAGTTCCTCGTCCGCGTCGGACGGCGCAGCGCATGA
- a CDS encoding HAD family hydrolase — protein MTQPVQLISVDVGGTIGEADGPGLTMQLTAASPLPAEQARAVMRGRLHTQPAITDALAAELADALGIKPADFPRDMPAAPLTLYPYALDALRELADVAPVVTLSNVTCVDADTEGLRQRLAPWVTDLFPSCTLGYAKPDPRAFLTVAERHGVAPASMIHIGDDWTCDVLGALDAGAVPVWISKDRPIPDTPPSLGRQHVHVAATLADAAALIRTLNTPEGTTS, from the coding sequence GTGACCCAGCCCGTGCAGCTCATCAGCGTGGACGTCGGCGGCACCATCGGCGAAGCCGACGGCCCCGGCCTCACCATGCAGCTCACCGCCGCCTCCCCCCTCCCCGCCGAGCAGGCCCGAGCCGTCATGCGCGGCCGCCTGCACACCCAGCCCGCCATCACCGACGCCCTCGCCGCCGAACTCGCCGACGCCCTCGGCATCAAGCCGGCCGACTTCCCCCGCGACATGCCCGCCGCCCCGCTCACCCTCTACCCGTACGCCCTCGACGCCCTGCGCGAGCTGGCCGACGTCGCGCCGGTGGTCACCCTTTCCAACGTGACCTGCGTGGACGCCGACACCGAAGGCCTGCGTCAACGCCTCGCGCCCTGGGTCACCGACCTGTTCCCGTCCTGCACCCTCGGCTACGCCAAGCCGGACCCGCGCGCCTTCCTGACCGTCGCCGAACGGCACGGCGTGGCACCGGCCAGCATGATTCACATCGGCGACGACTGGACCTGTGACGTCCTGGGCGCCCTGGACGCTGGCGCCGTCCCGGTGTGGATCTCCAAAGACCGGCCCATTCCCGACACACCGCCCAGCTTGGGGCGGCAGCATGTCCACGTGGCGGCCACCCTCGCCGACGCGGCCGCCCTCATCCGCACCCTCAACACCCCCGAAGGGACCACGTCATGA